In one window of Mesoplodon densirostris isolate mMesDen1 chromosome 4, mMesDen1 primary haplotype, whole genome shotgun sequence DNA:
- the RPL10L gene encoding ribosomal protein uL16-like, which produces MGRRPARCYRYCKNKPYPKSRFCRGVPDAKIRLSSEALEAARICANKYMVKSCGKDGFHIRVQLHPLHVIRINKMLSCAGADRLQTGMRGAFGKPQGTVARVHIGQVIMCIRTKLQNKEHVIEALRRAKFKFPGRQKIHISKKWGFTKFNADEFEDKVAKKCLIPDGCGVKYIPSRGPLDKWRALHS; this is translated from the exons ATGGGCCGCCGCCCTGCTCGTTGTTACCGGTATTGCAAGAATAAGCCGTATCCAAAGTCTCGCTTTTGCCGAGGTGTTCCTGATGCCAAGATCCGT CTCTCTTCTGAAGCCCTGGAGGCCGCCCGAATTTGTGCCAACAAGTACATGGTGAAAAGTTGTGGCAAAGATGGCTTTCACATCCGAGTGCAACTCCATCCATTACATGTTATCCGCATCAACAAGATGTTGTCCTGTGCTGGGGCTGACAGACTCCAGACAGGTATGCGAGGTGCCTTTGGAAAACCCCAGGGTACAGTGGCCAGAGTCCACATTGGTCAAGTCATCATGTGCATCCGCACCAAGCTTCAGAACAAGGAACATGTGATTGAAGCCTTACGCAGGGCCAAGTTCAAGTTCCCTGGGCGCCAGAAGATTCATATCTCCAAGAAATGGGGCTTTACCAAGTTTAATGCTGATGAATTTGAAGACAAAGTGGCTAAGAAGTGCCTCATCCCGGATGGTTGTGGAGTCAAATACATCCCCAGCCGTGGCCCTCTGGATAAGTGGCGAGCTCTGCACTCGTGA